One region of Candidatus Bathyarchaeia archaeon genomic DNA includes:
- a CDS encoding S-methyl-5'-thioinosine phosphorylase, whose protein sequence is MRSPIAIIGGSGVKSIIKGEERIVGTPYGPTPTLIIGQVKGREAIYLPRHGEEHTAPPHKVSYRANIWGLKSLGVERIIATNAVGAIDTTLTPGEIVIPSDLIDFTKSRKGTFYDGAPVTHVDVSEPYCPTLRNAISSAASDNRKTLRNDIVMAATEGPRYETPAEIRMLKTLGGGIVGMTGAPEAFLARELEICYASMSFVSNMAAGLQRTLSAKEVEEKGRETGQILNKILIEAIGKIPDTREGCSCGRALAQAQLNKPEVKEQTC, encoded by the coding sequence TTGAGATCGCCCATCGCAATAATAGGCGGCTCAGGAGTCAAGTCCATCATCAAAGGAGAAGAAAGAATCGTTGGCACGCCTTACGGTCCAACTCCAACCCTGATCATCGGACAAGTCAAGGGACGAGAAGCGATCTATCTACCACGACATGGCGAAGAACACACCGCCCCACCTCACAAAGTAAGCTACCGTGCCAACATCTGGGGACTCAAGAGCCTAGGGGTTGAACGAATAATCGCAACCAACGCTGTTGGCGCGATAGACACCACCCTAACACCAGGAGAGATTGTGATACCCTCGGACCTAATCGATTTTACAAAATCACGAAAAGGCACGTTCTATGACGGTGCTCCTGTTACTCACGTCGACGTGTCCGAACCTTACTGCCCAACGTTGAGGAACGCCATATCCAGCGCCGCTTCGGACAACAGGAAAACCCTTCGAAACGATATCGTGATGGCTGCTACCGAAGGTCCAAGATACGAGACTCCGGCAGAGATTCGCATGCTCAAGACCCTCGGAGGCGGAATCGTAGGGATGACGGGCGCTCCGGAAGCTTTCCTGGCTAGAGAGCTCGAGATCTGTTATGCCTCCATGAGCTTCGTCTCCAACATGGCTGCAGGCCTGCAGAGAACACTCTCAGCCAAGGAAGTGGAGGAGAAGGGAAGAGAAACTGGTCAGATCCTGAACAAGATTCTCATAGAAGCTATAGGTAAGATACCTGACACGAGAGAGGGCTGCTCCTGCGGAAGAGCGCTCGCCCAGGCCCAATTGAACAAACCGGAGGTCAAAGAACAAACATGTTAG
- a CDS encoding TraB/GumN family protein produces the protein MERVGSRLSMIGTVHVDAASATAVRDGIVALKPEVVALELDEGRLIALENPKAQSGRGVGLSFLTMALLERFAGRMTGSAPGTEMLEAAKAAKAVGSRVEFIDLPIAITGAALRNLPRKEKAKLVVDALVSLAVLPFSRINWSKVTEDMDSQIGAFRKSYPVLSRILIDSREEYMIKRLKMVMDSTTGQVLAVVGLGHKASLARALAVYMPGPGFQTGFSFQISSDGTKQEGPGMEP, from the coding sequence CTGGAGCGGGTTGGAAGTCGCTTGTCAATGATCGGGACGGTCCATGTAGATGCTGCTAGTGCGACGGCTGTCAGAGACGGTATCGTCGCGTTGAAGCCGGAGGTTGTGGCTTTGGAACTTGACGAGGGACGGTTGATTGCTCTGGAGAATCCGAAGGCTCAGAGCGGGCGAGGCGTCGGACTATCATTTCTGACCATGGCGTTGTTGGAGAGGTTTGCGGGACGGATGACTGGGTCAGCACCGGGAACAGAGATGCTGGAGGCAGCCAAGGCGGCGAAGGCTGTAGGGTCCAGGGTAGAGTTCATTGATCTTCCGATTGCAATTACGGGTGCAGCTTTGAGGAACTTGCCCCGGAAGGAAAAGGCGAAGCTGGTGGTGGATGCCTTGGTGAGCCTGGCGGTATTACCGTTCAGCAGGATAAACTGGTCGAAGGTCACCGAGGATATGGACTCGCAGATCGGGGCTTTCCGGAAAAGCTACCCGGTCTTGAGCAGAATACTGATCGACTCGCGTGAGGAGTACATGATCAAACGGTTGAAGATGGTCATGGACTCCACGACGGGACAGGTCTTGGCGGTTGTAGGGCTCGGACACAAGGCGTCACTGGCACGGGCGCTTGCAGTGTATATGCCAGGACCAGGGTTCCAGACAGGCTTCTCCTTTCAGATCTCAAGCGATGGTACGAAGCAAGAAGGGCCAGGCATGGAACCTTGA
- a CDS encoding molybdopterin-binding protein has product MNRSPTVEIISVGNELLIGHTLDTNSHWIAKRLTKFGWTLQRITVLRDSLPSIKDGVTGALRRKSNLLITMGGLGPTHDDMTLKGIALALNKHLALNPEAFAMVKARYSTLEASTGLTRFRRKMATLPDGAQPLPNPVGTAPGVTIKVGKTQLVSLPGVPSEMKAIFKGSIIPILRGSKATSPKEESIGLAGIIESALAPALDRTRRAFPGLYFKSHPRGRDGGTRSLIQLHVYSVDPESRAKLDNAIGYLLRELSKSADAHPKSPGKYGRENA; this is encoded by the coding sequence GTGAATAGATCGCCGACGGTGGAGATTATCTCTGTCGGCAACGAACTACTGATCGGGCATACGCTGGATACGAATTCTCACTGGATCGCAAAACGTCTGACGAAGTTTGGCTGGACCCTTCAGAGGATCACAGTCCTTCGAGACTCTCTTCCGTCCATAAAGGACGGGGTTACGGGCGCTCTCCGGAGAAAGTCTAACCTGCTGATTACGATGGGGGGTCTTGGGCCAACACATGATGACATGACTCTGAAGGGAATCGCTCTCGCATTGAACAAGCACTTAGCGCTCAATCCGGAAGCGTTCGCCATGGTGAAAGCCCGTTACAGTACGCTGGAGGCGTCCACGGGTCTAACCCGGTTCCGTAGAAAAATGGCCACCTTGCCGGACGGCGCTCAACCTCTGCCGAATCCCGTCGGTACAGCCCCTGGAGTCACGATCAAGGTTGGCAAGACACAGCTAGTCTCCCTGCCAGGAGTGCCGTCTGAGATGAAAGCCATCTTCAAAGGATCCATAATTCCTATACTGAGAGGATCAAAGGCAACGTCTCCAAAAGAAGAGTCCATTGGTCTTGCGGGAATTATCGAGTCGGCGCTCGCGCCTGCCCTAGACCGTACGCGTAGGGCTTTTCCGGGACTATACTTCAAGTCCCATCCACGGGGGCGTGATGGCGGAACTCGGAGCCTGATACAGCTTCATGTCTACAGCGTGGACCCCGAATCTCGCGCGAAACTTGACAACGCGATCGGATACCTTCTTCGCGAACTATCGAAGTCGGCCGATGCCCACCCGAAAAGTCCAGGAAAGTACGGCAGGGAAAATGCCTGA
- a CDS encoding DUF4443 domain-containing protein, whose product MLEEMLDKWRRGARGPLPQLTPVQLLNALVLIDQEGPVGRRALAQALQINDGVTRGLLERLAEQGLVEVGEGTGVKLSTQGQGTLQRYLKQIAVRKIKTLDEMDLVPGKISVGVHLAKRYKPGITGVSQRDEAIKVGAEGTLTIAVVNGRLSIPPDNKKVAELSPREDARIRELFSLSENDLVIIGFGKDAHRGLSGALAAVLSLEKH is encoded by the coding sequence ATGCTTGAAGAGATGCTTGACAAATGGCGTCGTGGAGCGAGAGGCCCGCTTCCCCAGCTTACTCCCGTCCAGCTTCTAAACGCTCTAGTCCTCATTGACCAAGAGGGTCCTGTGGGACGCCGCGCTCTAGCCCAAGCTCTTCAAATCAACGACGGCGTCACCCGAGGCTTGCTTGAGAGGCTCGCGGAGCAGGGCTTGGTTGAGGTTGGTGAGGGAACGGGCGTCAAGCTTTCCACGCAGGGACAAGGAACGCTGCAGAGGTACCTCAAGCAAATAGCCGTTCGCAAGATCAAGACGCTAGATGAGATGGATCTTGTTCCTGGCAAAATCTCGGTAGGAGTTCATTTGGCGAAAAGGTACAAGCCCGGAATCACAGGAGTCTCGCAGAGGGACGAGGCCATCAAGGTTGGCGCTGAAGGGACCCTGACAATAGCGGTTGTCAATGGCAGGCTTTCGATTCCGCCTGATAACAAGAAGGTAGCCGAGCTATCGCCCCGTGAAGATGCCCGCATTCGAGAACTCTTCAGTCTCTCCGAAAATGATCTCGTGATAATCGGGTTTGGGAAGGATGCTCATCGGGGCCTTTCAGGCGCACTAGCCGCCGTTCTCTCTTTGGAAAAACACTAG
- a CDS encoding 30S ribosomal protein S8e encodes MHKKKPTGGVKRSWRGKRAFEAGGEPVETTLGKVKQRRVGIRGGATKIRLAAADWAVVTDKSTGKSSKSKLLRVVKNPANVDYQRRGVITKGAIVDTELGQARVTSRPGQHGVINAVLVSQTSKS; translated from the coding sequence ATGCACAAGAAGAAACCTACTGGTGGGGTTAAGCGCAGCTGGCGTGGAAAACGCGCGTTCGAAGCCGGCGGAGAACCAGTTGAGACGACCCTAGGCAAGGTCAAGCAAAGAAGGGTTGGAATCCGAGGCGGGGCAACCAAAATAAGACTGGCTGCAGCAGACTGGGCTGTTGTCACAGACAAGTCGACGGGGAAATCGTCGAAATCGAAACTCCTGCGGGTTGTCAAGAACCCGGCGAACGTTGACTACCAGAGGAGAGGAGTGATCACAAAAGGTGCCATCGTCGACACCGAACTCGGTCAAGCACGTGTAACCTCTCGTCCAGGACAACACGGAGTCATAAACGCGGTCCTCGTATCTCAAACCAGCAAGTCATAG
- a CDS encoding signal recognition particle subunit SRP19/SEC65 family protein, giving the protein MEPVKNPGHIIIWPFHIDSTKTRGEGRKLPITRAIKQPNLREIVQAATALGYVHEPKEKSAMPSLHWEKAGYITVKKTAPKVAMLKSIAGEIVKMRQKEAQAAEPKKDRR; this is encoded by the coding sequence GTGGAGCCGGTGAAAAACCCGGGTCACATTATCATCTGGCCATTTCACATCGACAGCACCAAGACCCGAGGCGAGGGCAGAAAACTCCCGATAACAAGAGCTATCAAACAACCAAACCTCAGAGAGATCGTGCAAGCAGCCACAGCACTGGGTTACGTTCATGAGCCGAAAGAAAAATCGGCAATGCCCAGCCTTCACTGGGAAAAGGCAGGATACATCACGGTGAAGAAGACAGCTCCGAAGGTTGCAATGCTCAAATCGATCGCTGGGGAGATCGTAAAAATGCGACAGAAAGAAGCCCAGGCTGCCGAGCCAAAGAAAGATAGGCGATAG
- a CDS encoding class I SAM-dependent methyltransferase, protein MNPRQIVKAGYNKIILEYLASRKNDSEDVQLLHEIVERLPKNAIVLDAGCGAGYPITQFLAEHFKVTGVDFAREQIHSAKKRLPTVEFICADISNLPIRGNAFDGVCCYYAIIHIPRSEHRNILDGFLSILRPGGLALLCMGAGDLPKDCSRYRGAPMFWSHFDRKTNLRMIKNSGLNILWSKNIRDSTDPNSVHLFVLAQKVG, encoded by the coding sequence TTGAATCCAAGGCAGATTGTGAAAGCAGGGTACAACAAAATCATCCTAGAATACCTTGCCAGCAGAAAGAATGATTCAGAAGACGTCCAACTGTTACACGAGATAGTTGAACGATTACCCAAGAATGCAATTGTTCTGGACGCAGGTTGCGGTGCTGGCTATCCCATAACTCAATTCCTCGCCGAGCACTTCAAGGTGACCGGAGTAGACTTTGCTCGGGAACAAATTCATTCGGCGAAAAAGAGACTCCCAACTGTCGAGTTCATCTGCGCTGACATCTCGAACTTGCCGATCCGCGGAAATGCGTTTGACGGTGTTTGTTGTTATTATGCAATTATTCACATTCCTCGTAGCGAGCATCGGAACATCCTTGACGGTTTTCTCAGCATCCTGAGGCCAGGTGGGTTGGCTCTGTTATGCATGGGAGCGGGAGATCTTCCGAAAGACTGCAGTCGTTATCGTGGTGCTCCCATGTTTTGGAGCCACTTTGACCGCAAGACCAACCTCAGAATGATCAAGAATTCTGGACTTAACATTCTTTGGTCCAAGAATATCCGAGATTCCACGGATCCGAATAGCGTGCATCTCTTTGTCCTTGCTCAGAAGGTAGGTTAG
- the tdh gene encoding L-threonine 3-dehydrogenase, which yields MKEKMHAVVKTTPGPGAAFEQWPTPKPGLRDILVRIEATSICGTDIHIYDWHESIHDKVKPPMVMGHEFAGKIIEVGKEVSDLREGDIISGETHIFCGKCFQCRTGNAHICERMHLRGVDTDGCFAEYHVLNEQHAWLNDRKIPIEVASAQEPLGNAVHAASAAEISGNTVAILGCGPIGACLIGLCKSFGATKIIGVDIVDYRLKLAKDMGADILINGSQQDPVKEIMRLTDGRGVDAFFEMSGAQPSFEEGFKVLRPGGTAVLFGLPSKRVELDVANWIVFKDAHVRGVFGRRLFGTWYKTAEVLKASQVDLSKLITHRFDLEEFSKAFALMKSGRSGKIIMYPNKKHS from the coding sequence TTGAAAGAAAAGATGCACGCAGTTGTTAAGACAACCCCGGGTCCCGGCGCGGCCTTCGAGCAATGGCCAACACCCAAACCCGGTCTCAGAGACATTCTCGTCCGGATCGAAGCCACATCAATCTGTGGAACAGACATACACATCTACGACTGGCATGAATCGATCCATGACAAAGTCAAACCTCCAATGGTCATGGGACACGAATTCGCAGGCAAGATCATTGAGGTAGGCAAGGAGGTATCCGACCTCCGCGAAGGCGACATTATCTCCGGCGAGACCCACATTTTCTGTGGCAAATGCTTCCAGTGCAGAACTGGGAACGCTCACATCTGCGAGAGAATGCATCTCCGAGGAGTCGACACGGATGGTTGTTTCGCAGAGTACCACGTCCTCAACGAACAGCATGCTTGGCTAAACGATAGAAAGATCCCGATCGAGGTTGCTTCGGCTCAAGAGCCGCTCGGCAATGCTGTACATGCCGCGTCCGCGGCCGAGATCTCTGGGAACACAGTCGCAATCCTTGGTTGCGGTCCAATAGGCGCATGCCTCATCGGACTCTGCAAGTCATTCGGAGCGACCAAGATTATCGGAGTCGACATTGTCGACTACAGATTGAAGCTCGCAAAAGACATGGGCGCGGACATCCTGATCAACGGATCCCAACAGGATCCAGTGAAGGAGATCATGCGCTTGACAGATGGGCGGGGAGTGGACGCGTTTTTTGAGATGTCCGGGGCCCAGCCCTCATTCGAGGAAGGCTTCAAGGTCCTTCGTCCCGGCGGAACCGCCGTCCTCTTCGGATTGCCCTCGAAGAGGGTCGAACTTGACGTCGCAAACTGGATTGTCTTCAAAGACGCTCATGTTCGCGGTGTTTTTGGTCGCCGGCTATTCGGAACCTGGTACAAGACCGCCGAGGTACTGAAGGCGAGTCAGGTGGACCTGTCGAAGCTGATAACTCACAGATTCGATTTGGAAGAGTTCTCGAAGGCATTCGCCTTAATGAAGTCAGGACGCTCCGGCAAGATCATAATGTATCCAAACAAGAAACATTCCTAG